A window of Polyodon spathula isolate WHYD16114869_AA chromosome 30, ASM1765450v1, whole genome shotgun sequence contains these coding sequences:
- the cep295 gene encoding centrosomal protein of 295 kDa isoform X1, with translation MKRKVAKKVGKLRLSPNEEAQILKEELERRRKLRLQQVREQERYIALQVRKEVKQRRDRELQNLAEELRVEWQREQAEKARALEIHYLNSLEAVGEGHRGAKENEPDWAAIARNVAASNQKAEERHKEALKDLKAQRQKQLEEQTRYIKTRKQALLLEKERASRVASLPTPKDPLENIEVKKHPAVKMYDVNSFSVTHYHLPEPCVNREVDTEQLDARVAAEEESKRLDELQKEEEQERREQLEKARLRGGHALRMVHLAQDRERLMKELEQMQHADLNRRRQVVAQMPLQLFEPPYRRLEIKEDWQRDLEFAFEDMYAGDKKLKGDLVLRLEPEPLPAPSTGSQDEDLDLTLEPEAAVGTEEGSEESEPVSLPCRTEVGPEQDLTRQAVSKQALKKLFSKIRTQRDQWTSRKESETASEAMTIDSGSLASQVVQHPTSSVLRNDDQLQHQALIHHPEVSETMEEEPIVAGSTTLLHPREQAIQIRSAAQRKEQEEELELKKQQQIILLQQLEAQKRSLEIHLQKAQLEKEQIQARMQDNRKTNVNSQAPYEEEHAPSVVVPEQIQAFPPSLEDDHLQKIHRYQKRLLEQNRLHKQSVEEARRRLEEYQIMLKKRYPSLSTVPLELSAAYTSSGLISKAEVELTLQRKQPNLPPGPLNLQKPEWQEQREALHSRLTALGEKCSECSLKGGELRGIHLSQTENNLQPEMLFVHPIPTPHFNNGALGSDSQQMQTHLSHLNTEMRALKDVGMEQHTERHLEPSMLPISQAEPVHMAIQGTSDSEMTEVDIGRFIEVSKNDVVLLEAQSPELLMGTFEPQCQRSLIVYPEDSSFPKPSESPGDQESQLASLVEIQARQGQLRELQEQLNRQREALQSRQRVQEESLTYKQDQLKEHMKRQQEALKMFLTDKQFKQTAAMPKTSKAEQFNLMSSMLQALEKADCTLDESHSIEHQSNMPSQENENKMPSCYHQTFMQSGTTSQNICHGQDHQLSRRLKPPVAKPRLGLLEVIEQHELSAIQEVETPISDSLLIGGDDKHDFSVAMDGGMKEETGVSKLSLESKEGSCSESSKDTGRLSRLSWREMLMMETRTFSDQAPSSDPTHSVAVDLPSYSADVGRGVLSYPGPVISRFKSSNKVMHPRSHLDPLFISFQKTSEQDCLSSTTISTGSLSTNEQDISSTDVSLQSTQRMQGRYWAGKAGIHSSTSVFMTSSPECPGAIETSVPVSHGTESRLNGSRIQRIIDKYTKELNQSLDAGNGSPAEMDISDSDFHLPLRIDKPDSSLQFQALESRPDYSISMSTSSQQSRIFENLSEDSNTSTQRNMTVFSAEQLRVNSPSGPEAEAPDVSNEITVGRIQGNITFAPPAGLDISDFEDSHLYLLSDVSRNFQPLKPRPDFDIPALSSSTQLQSHSVVSNATAQKSLIGSNAKQATTELTTETPKVSNELTLGSIQDYDMLRTPAGMDISDSDFHLPLRFDKPDSSLQFQALEPRPDYSISMSSSSRQSRIFENLSEDSNTSTQRNMTVFSAEQLRVNSPTGPEAEAPDVSNEITVGHIQGNITFAPPARLDISDFEDSNFHLPPDFSQNFQTLEPRLDFDSSSMQSQRHSVVSDTTSQRSLTGSNAKQETTSETPNVSSELTLGSVQDNNTLGELRISDLPYSNLNSPHDSRQLFQALEPRPDFAIATFSSSQQSQRHAGIHSCEDHLEDSDISVQRCLIWSNAEQLPSGPVTLIPEVSRELTVGSIQDDTPAVDPTSDSSCLQSDSALNENSQNVECPAAASLTAERLPEQVRLGNMISSASSQYLQQGMVQDEEFVALAEISQNDTEFSRLSETSLEHLRRQSQECPHDQQQESFYQLASTQSTIGDSVLCEPQIADSLKCDFAEKVKDKHHLHSLNGLQSGLSDLHSNDCRKPVSQQSGPHSTSSKKTVGQAANDDELKLKDLVEQHSITETSKDLGTFKSNFSIPVWETESGTGILEEPELTLMSLNETTMLEQELSNSNMEETTGNRSVKPTCMSENLQLNTEVNKSKPLTEGFQSSKSKTSHAVMLVEFSSSPGSLQEIFLKKKKDLIQKSSKRVEMIKTRERPLAVKTPESLPKGQNSQNRAEVPSYAQVCQLKKVGEVKVCTPEQRNTNETEMYRRTERLYNQLDEVRHRKHIKMTEEAYAKNREKAKEFQKKTLQKLRAKQMKC, from the exons ATGAAGAGGAAAGTGGCGAAAAAAGTAGGGAAATTACGTTTGAGTCCCAACGAAGAGGCTCAGATTTTAAAAGAAGAACTTGAAAGACGAAGAAAGCTGAGGTTACAACAG GTTCGTGAGCAGGAACGGTATATTGCGCTGCAGGTCAGGAAGGAGGTCAAACAGCGTCGCGATCGAGAGCTCCAGAATCTAGCAGAGGAGCTGAGAGTGGAATGGCAGAGAGAACAGGCTGAGAAAGCCAGGGCACTGGAAATTCATTATCTGAACAGTCTGGAAGCTGTGGGAGAGGGCCACAGGGGAGCCAAAGAAAAT GAACCAGACTGGGCAGCCATTGCACGGAATGTGGCAGCAAGCAATCAGAAAGCAGAGGAAAGACACAAAGAAGCGCTAAAAGACTTAAAAGCACAAAGACAAAAACAGCTGGAAGAACAAACTCG aTACATTAAAACTCGGAAGCAAGCATTACTTCTGGAAAAAGAGAGAGCTTCAAGAGTTGCAAGTCTACCAACTCCAAAAGACCCCTTGGAA AATATTGAAGTAAAGAAGCATCCTGCTGTAAAAATGTACGATGTCAACAGTTTCTCTGTCACACACTACCATCTGCCAGAGCCTTGTGTTAACAGGGAGGTTGACACAGAGCAG TTGGATGCACGAGTAGCAGCAGAAGAAGAGAGTAAACGCTTAGATGAGTTGCAGAAGGAAGAAGAGCAAGAGAGACGAGAACAGTTGGAGAAGGCCAGGCTAAGAGGTGGTCATGCCCTTCGAATGGTCCATTTGGCTCAG GACAGGGAGAGGTtgatgaaggagctggagcagatgCAACATGCAGACCTGAACCGGCGGAGACAGGTCGTGGCACAGATGCCTCTACAACTGTTTGAACCACCATATAGACGTCTGGAAATCAAAGAGGACTGGCAGCGAGATTTGGAGTTTGCCTTTGAAGACATGTACGCTGGGGACAAAA AGCTGAAAGGAGACCTGGTTCTGCGCTTGGAGCCCGAGCCTTTGCCAGCTCCTTCTACAGGATCCCAGGATGAGGACTTGGATCTGACACTGGAACCTGAGGCAGCAGTCGGTACTGAAGAGGGCAGTGAGGAAAGTGAACCAGTCAGCCTTCCGTGCAGAACAGAAG TCGGTCCAGAACAAGATCTGACTCGCCAAGCTGTTTCTAAGCAAGCATTGAAGAAACTGTTTAGCAAGATCAGGACCCAGAGAGACCAGTGGACATCCAGAAAGGAATCCGAGACCGCAAGTGAGGCCATGACAATTGATTCTGGGTCACTAGCTAGTCAAGTGGTACAACATCCAACTTCCAGTGTTCTGAGGAATGATGATCAGCTACAGCATCAGGCTCTTATTCACCATCCTGAGG TGTCTGAAACAATGGAGGAGGAACCTATTGTTGCTGGCAGTACAACCCTGCTACATCCTAGAGAACAAGCAATTCAAATCCGATCAGCGGCACAGAGAAAAgaacag GAGGAAGAGTTAGAATTGAAGAAGCAACAACAAATcattctgcttcagcagctagagGCACAGAAACGAAGCCTGGAGATTCATTTACAGAAGGCTCAGCTGGAGAAGGAGCAGATACAGGCTCGGATGCAGGACAATCGGAAGACAAATGTTAATTCCCAAGCTCCTTATGAAGAGGAACATGCCCCTTCTGTTGTTGTTCCTGAA CAAATCCAGGCCTTCCCACCATCTTTAGAGGATGACCATTTACAGAAGATTCATCGTTATCAAAAGCGTCTCTTGGAGCAAAATCG GCTGCATAAACAGTCGGTCGAAGAAGCCCGAAGGCGACTTGAGGAGTACCAGATAATGTTGAAGAAAAGGTATCCATCTTTGTCTACAGTACCCTTAGAACTCAGTGCTGCTTATACTAGCTCCGGTTTAATATCTAAAGCAGAAGTAGAACTGACCTTGCAAAGAAAGCAGCCAAATTTGCCTCCTGGCCCTCTCAATTTACAGAAACCAGAATGGCAGGAGCAGCGAGAGGCGCTCCACAGCAGGCTCACGGCACTTGGAGAAAAATGTTCTGAATGTTCCTTAAAAGGTGGAGAATTAAGAGGCATTCATTTAtctcaaacagaaaataatttacagCCAGAAATGCTATTCGTACACCCAATTCCCACACCTCATTTTAACAATGGTGCCTTGGGGTCAGATTCACAACAAATGCAGACCCATCTCTCTCATTTAAACACTGAAATGAGAGCCTTGAAGGATGTTGGTATGGAGCAACACACAGAGAGGCATTTAGAACCATCCATGCTTCCAATATCCCAAGCAGAACCAGTGCACATGGCCATACAAGGAACATCTGACAGTGAGATGACAGAGGTAGACATCGGACGCTTTATTGAGGTTTCAAAGAACGATGTGGTGCTTCTTGAAGCTCAGTCGCCTGAATTGCTGATGGGAACGTTTGAACCTCAGTGCCAGAGAAGCTTGATAGTATATCCTGAGGACTCTTCATTCCCCAAGCCTTCGGAAAGTCCCGGTGATCAGGAGAGTCAGCTGGCATCCTTGGTGGAGATCCAGGCTCGGCAAGGGCAGCTCCGGGAGTTACAGGAGCAGCTCAATAGGCAGCGAGAGGCGCTGCAAAGCAGGCAGAGAGTTCAGGAGGAATCGCTgacctacaaacaggaccagctGAAGGAACACATGAAGAGACAACAAGAGGCCCTGAAAATGTTTCTCACTGACAAGCAG TTCAAGCAGACGGCAGCAATGCCAAAGACCAGTAAAGCAGAACAGTTCAATCTGATGTCTTCCATGCTGCAAGCCTTGGAGAAAGCTGATTGCACACTTGATGAGTCACACAGTATTGAGCACCAGTCTAATATGCCTtcacaagaaaatgaaaataaaatgccttCATGCTACCATCAGACATTTATGCAAAGTG GAACCACGTCTCAGAATATCTGTCATGGCCAAGACCATCAACTCTCAAGACGACTGAAACCACCAGTTGCAAAACCCAGGCTAGGACTTCTAGAGGTCATTGAACAACATGAGCTCAGTGCAATACAGGAGGTTGAAACGCCTATAAGTGACAGCCTTCTCATAG GCGGAGATGATAAACATGATTTCAGTGTTGCTATGGATGGAGGTATGAAAGAGGAGACTGGAGTCTCAAAGCTTTCTCTCGAAAGCAAAGAAGGAAGCTGTAGCGAGAGCAGCAAAGATACTGGGCGCTTAAGCAGACTGTCATGGAGGGAGATGTTGATGATGGAAACCCGCACGTTCTCAGACCAAG CTCCTTCTAGTGACCCCACACATTCAGTGGCTGTGGATCTGCCATCTTACTCCGCTGATGTTGGGCGAGGTGTATTAAGCTACCCTGGACCCGTCATTTCAAGGTTTAAATCAAGTAATAAG GTGATGCATCCTCGGTCTCATCTGGATCCTCTTTTCATATCGTTCCAAAAAACATCTGAGCAAGATTGCTTGTCATCTACTACAATTTCTACTGGAAGTCTTTCCACCAATGAACAGGATATCAGCTCCACTG ATGTCTCTCTTCAATCGACACAACGTATGCAAGGCAGGTACTGGGCGGGTAAAGCAGGAATCCACAGCAGCACTTCAGTATTCATGACTTCCTCTCCTGAATGTCCTGGTGCCATAGAAACCTCTGTTCCTGTGTCGCATGGAACAGAATCAAGGCTCAATGGGAGTAGAATTCAGCGCATCATTGACAAATACACCAAGGAACTGAATCAATCCCTCGATGCTGGGAATG gatccCCAGCTGAAATGGATATTTCAGACTCTGACTTTCATCTTCCACTGCGTATTGACAAACCTGACTCCAGTCTGCAGTTTCAGGCTCTGGAATCAAGACCAGATTATAGTATTTCAATGTCCACTTCATCTCAACAATCTAGGATCTTTGAGAATCTTTCTGAG gattCAAATACCTCTACTCAAAGGAATATGACTGTCTTCAGTGCAGAACAGTTGCGTGTTAACAGTCCTAGTGGGCCAGAAGCAGAGGCCCCTGATGTAAGCAATGAAATAACAGTGGGGCGTATTCAAGGTAATATTACTTTTG cACCCCCAGCTGGACTGGATATTTCTGACTTCGAAGACTCACATTTGTATCTCCTATCTGACGTCAGCCGAAATTTCCAGCCGTTGAAACCAAGACCCGATTTTGATATTCCAGCCTTGTCTTCATCCACGCAATTGCAAAGTCACTCTGTG GTTTCAAATGCCACTGCTCAGAAGAGTTTAATTGGCTCTAATGCAAAGCAGGCAACCACGGAGTTGACAACAGAGACCCCGAAAGTAAGCAATGAATTGACATTGGGCAGTATTCAGGATTACGATATGCTCA GAACCCCAGCTGGAATGGATATTTCAGACTCTGACTTTCATCTTCCACTGCGGTTTGACAAACCTGACTCCAGTCTGCAGTTTCAGGCTCTGGAACCAAGACCAGATTATAGTATTTCAATGTCCTCTTCATCTCGGCAATCTAGGATCTTTGAGAATCTTTCTGAG gattCAAATACCTCTACTCAAAGGAATATGACTGTCTTCAGTGCAGAACAGTTGCGTGTTAACAGTCCCACTGGGCCAGAAGCAGAGGCACCTGATGTAAGCAATGAAATAACAGTGGGGCATATTCAAGGAAATATTACTTTTG CACCCCCAGCTAGACTGGATATTTCTGATTTCGAGGACTCAAACTTTCATCTCCCACCTGACTTCAGCCAGAATTTCCAGACTTTGGAACCAAGACTTGATTTTGATTCTTCATCCATGCAGTCGCAAAGGCACTCTGTG GTGTCAGATACTACTTCTCAAAGGAGTTTAACTGGCTCTAATGCAAAGCAGGAAACCACAAGCGAGACCCCAAATGTAAGCAGTGAACTGACGTTGGGCAGTGTTCAGGATAACAATACGCTCG GTGAACTGCGCATTTCTGATTTACCTTACTCCAATCTTAATTCCCCACATGACTCGAGACAGCTTTTCCAGGCTTTGGAACCAAGACCAGATTTTGCTATTGCAACCTTCTCATCATCCCAGCAATCACAAAGACACGCTGGGATACACAGCTGCGAGGATCACTTGGAG GATTCGGATATCTCTGTACAAAGATGCTTAATCTGGTCAAATGCAGAGCAGTTGCCATCAGGGCCAGTAACTCTGATCCCAGAAGTAAGCCGTGAATTAACAGTGGGGAGTATTCAGGATGACACTCCTGCTG tggaCCCAACTTCAGACTCCTCCTGTCTGCAGTCAGACTCCGCCCTAAATGAGAATAGCCAGAATGTTGAGTGCCCTGCTGCTGCAAGCCTAACAGCAGAAAGATTACCTGAACAGGTTAGGCTTGGAAACATGATATCTTCAGCCAGCAGTCAATACCTTCAGCAAGGTATGGTCCAGGATGAAGAATTTGTTGCCCTGGCAGAAATATCTCAGAATGATACAGAGTTCTCTCGGCTTTCTGAAACATCTTTGGAGCACCTGAGACGACAAAGTCAAGAATGCCCACATGACCAACAGCAGGAGTCTTTCTACCAGTTGGCATCAACACAAAGTACAATAGGCGATTCAGTTCTTTGTGAGCCCCAAATTGCCGATTCCCTGAAATGTGACTTTGCAGAGAAAGTCAAAGATAAACACCACTTGCACAGTTTAAATGGCTTGCAGAGTGGCCTGTCTGACCTGCATTCAAATGATTGCAGAAAGCCTGTTTCTCAGCAGAGTGGTCCACATAGCACTAGCTCAAAGAAAACTGTTGGACAAGCAGCAAATGATGATGAATTAAAACTGAAAGACTTGGTAGAGCAACATTCCATCACAGAAACGTCAAAAGATTTGGGCACTTTTAAGTCAAACTTCAGCATACCTGTGTGG GAGACTGAGTCTGGGACTGGAATCCTGGAAGAACCTGAGCTGACTCTAATGAGCCTAAATGAAACCACTATGCTAGAACAGGAACTATCCAACAGCAATATGGAAGAAACCACAGGGAATAGAAGTGTGAAACCAACATGCATGAGTGAGAATCTACAGTTAAATACTGAG gtaaACAAATCTAAACCTTTGACAGAAGGATTTCAGAGTTCAAAAAGCAAAACCTCTCATGCTG tgaTGCTGGTGGAGTTCAGTTCCTCACCTGGAAGCTTGCAGGAGATttttctcaagaaaaaaaaagacctcaTTCAGAAATCATCTAAAAGAGTAGAAATGATTAAAACCAGAGAGAGACCACTGGCTGTAAAGACTCCTGAAAGTCTCCCAAAGGGTCAGAACTCTCAAAACAGGGCAGAAGTGCCTTCCTATG CTCAGGTTTGTCAGTTGAAGAAAGTGGGGGAAGTGAAAGTGTGCACACCAGAGCAAAGAAACActaatgaaacagaaatgtacCGAAGGACAGAGAG